TTGGTAATCTATTGATAGTATTATATACATAAAATCCGATAAAATAACTAAGAAAAGGAGAATGGAAATGCGCGTCGTCAATAATGTTACAGAGTTAATTGGATTTACTCCCATGGTTAGACTCAACAAGTTAACCGGTCCGGAAGATGCTACTGTATTTGTTAAACTTGAGTTTTACAATCCTGCCAGCAGTGTTAAAGACCGCATTGCGTACAGCATGATTAAAAACGCTGAAGAACAGGGGCTCTTGAAAGAAGGTTCAGTAATTGTGGAGCCCACCAGCGGGAATACTGGTATTGGACTGGCTATGGTCGCAGCTGCCAGAGGGTATCGTCTTATTTTAGTGATGCCCGAGACTATGAGCATTGAACGAAGAAAACTTATGGCAGCTTTTGGTGCTGAGTTTATTTTAACTCCTGGTTCCGAGGGAATGAAAGGGGCGATTAGTAAAGCCCAGGAAATTGTGCAGGATAATCCTGGGTATTTTATGCCACAGCAATTCGAAAACGAAGCAAACCCGGAGATTCACAGGCAAACTACTGGGAAAGAGATTTATGAGCAGACTGCGGGAAAAATAGATGCTTTTATTGCTGGAGTTGGAACAGGTGGAACAATAACAGGAGTGGGGGAAGTGCTAAAACAACACATTCCCACAGTGAAGATAGTGGCTGTAGAACCTGCGGCTTCCCCTGTTCTGTCTGGAGGCCAACCTGGTGCCCATAAAATTCAGGGTATTGGTGCAGGATTTGTTCCGAAAGTACTAAATACAGATGTTATTGACGAAATTGTTCCAGTTAGCAATGAAGATGCTATGGAGACCGCACGCAGACTTGCCAAAGAGGAAGGTTTACTCGTTGGCATTTCTTCAGGTGCTGCTGTCTATGCCGCATTGCAACAGGCTAAGACGTTAGGGAAAGAAAAGGTAGTAGTAGTGGTCGCTCCGGATACCGGTGAACGCTATTTGACAACCGAATTATTTAAATTGCCCCACGAGTAAAAATAAAGCTCCTTCAAACGAAGGAGCTTCAACTTGTTGACAAAGTCCGCATGTATTATTTCGCTCTGGACAAGCTCCTACGCCTTTGACCTGCAGCACCGCTGCCGACGGCTGGGGAAACCGATCCTGCTCCGTAATACATGCGGGCTGATAAAAGTTTGTCAGGGTAGTCTAGTCCTCATTCAAACGAAGGAGCTTTTACGATATTTTTGCAATTGCCTTGTGGTTTCAGAGCGAATGCTTTAAGATATTCTCAAAAACCAAAGTAGGAGGGATAAAATGGATTATCAAGTACTTACGGACAATATCGTTAACTGGATGAGGGAAAAAGTCAAGGAAGCAGGGGCCAAAGGGGCGGTTGTTGGTCTATCCGGTGGAATTGATTCATCTGTTGTTATGGCTCTTTGTCAAAAAGCATTTCCCAACGATTGTTTAGGGTTAATAATGCCTTGCCATAGTAATCCCCAAGATGAAGCAGATGCAAAGCTTGTTGCCGAACATTTTGGTATTCCCTATAAAGTCATTAACTTAGACCGGACGTATGCTGCCTTGATTACTGCCCTCAATGGAAATGATGATAAAGAGGAAAACAAAAGTTTGGCATTGGCAAACATTAAGCCTAGATTACGTATGACTACCTTATACTATGAAGCTGCTTTACGAAATTATCTGGTGGTTGGGACAGGAAACAAAAGTGAAATTGTTATTGGATATTTTACTAAATATGGAGACGGAGGAGTTGACATTGAGCCTATTGGGAATCTAGTCAAAACTCAGGTGAGGGATTTGGCGAAATTCCTTGGAGTACCCGAACCTATAATCATGAAAGCACCTACCGCCGGTTTATGGGCAAATCAAACTGATGAAACGGAAATGGGCATCACTTACGAAGAACTTGATGCATATATTCTGACTGGCACAGCTGAGCCAAGAGTATTGACACGAATCAAAGCTTTAATCGAAAAAAGTGAACATAAACGGCACATGCCGCCTATCGCACCTTTTACACTTTAAAACTCATAGTATTGGCAAGAAAAAGGGCTTTATGCTAAAATGTCATAGGACTGACAGAAGAAAGGGGGGGTTTTATGTCGGGCCATTCTAAATGGGCTAACATTAAGCATAAAAAGGCCAAAATGGATGAAAAAAAAGGTAAAATTTTTACTAAAATAGGCCGTGAAATCATTGTTGCCGTAAAACAAGGGGGACCAGATCCTGAAGGAAATCCCCGCCTCAAGGCTGTTTTACAAAAAGCCCGGGAAAATAATATGCCAAACGATAATATTCAACGTATTATTCAGAAGGCGACAGGGGAATTGGAGAGTTCTAATTACGAAGAGATTGTATATGAAGGATACGGACCGGCTGGAGTTGCTATCTTATTAAATATTATGACCGATAATCGTAACCGTACCGCCGGGGAGATTCGCCATATTTTTTCTAAGAACGGCGGCAGTTTGGGAGAAACCGGTTGCGTTGCCTGGATGTTTGAAACGAAAGGCGTTATCACTATAGAGCTGGCTAATTCCGGACTGGATGAAGAGGAATTAGCTCTCCTGGCTATTGAAGCCGGTGCGGATGATGTCAACACAGAAGATGATCAGCTAACTGTCTATACTTCAATTGACAGCTTCGAAGAAGTTAAGCAGAGTTTGGCTGCTTCCGGAGTATGTTTTAGTTCCGCAGAAATAACTAAAGTGCCCAAGAACAGTATAGTAATTAGTGATCTGGAGCAAGCACAACAAATCTTAAAACTGATGGATTTATTGGAAGATCATGATGATGTACAAGCTGTTTACTCCAATTTTGAGTTAGATGATTCCATAGCCGACCAGCTAGCTTAAAATAGCCCTTTTGGGCTATTTTGTCTATAACAATAGAAAAGATTATACACTAGCGTTTTGCTAAAGGTATATATCCCTGACTAATTGGTAATACTAGCCAATTAGAAATACTGCGGAGGGATTATACCTTGAAATGGGATAAGTATAGTTATATTTACCTGGCACTTGGAATAATAGCCATTTTAAGTTTTACTCTTTTTTATTTTATAACCCCAGGACTTATTGCACCGGATTTTACTTCAGAAATAAAGGAGACAGAACCGGCAAGTGTAAAAGACGAATCTCTAGGTTTGGTGGAAATTTATAAACACTATGAGATATGTAACCATACGGTAAAAGAACAGGAATTCAAAACAATCTTGGATGATAAAAGACTTGCGGAGTTAAAAATCCAATTTCCCAGTGAAGAAGGATGGAGTATAGAAAGCAATTTAAACAGTGTTAGAATTGAACGGCGAATAGATGAACTTTGTCCTGAGGATGCAGAAAAAAGGCATTTGGCTGCGGCAGGGGAATTTTTAGCGGTATTTAAGGGACCGGTAGGAGTTAATGGTGGTTTGGAAAGGATTACCGACATCAGGATTCAAAGTTTGCCGGCGGAATGGCAGGAGAAGGTTTACAGGGGCCTTCTTGATTTTTCCAGTGAAGCGGAACTTTTGGAAGCTTTGGATAGTTTAGATGAGTATGAATAGTATAATGAAAATACGGCCTTAGGCCGTATTTTTGTTGTATTGCAGGTATCCCCTTGCATTTGTCGAATAAGTTTTCGGAAAGGGGAATTTGAAAATGCTTATTCTAGGGATTGATCCGGGAACCGCTATTACCGGTTATGGAATAGTTCAATTCAAAGGTAATAAATTTACTGTAATAGATTACGGGAGTATTCAAACCTGCAGCAAAATACCTTTAGCAGAACGGTTAAAAATGTTGTACTCTGGTTTACAGGAATTGATTTCTTTCTATAAGCCGGAGCATCTTGCTGTTGAAGAATTGTTTTTTAATAAGAATTCAAAAACAGCATTAGCCGTGGGACAGGCCAGAGGGGTAGTGCTTTTGGCGGGAGCAAATAATAAAATGGTTGTGGCCGAGTATACGCCTTTGCAAGTCAAACAAGCAGTTGTTGGATATGGCAGGGCAGAAAAACAGCAGGTGCAAGAAATGGTTCGGCTTATCCTGAATTTGGAGAAGGTGCCGAAGCCTGATGATGTGGCTGATGCATTAGCAATTACAATTTGCCACGGTCATTCTTACAGAGTAAAAAATATATTGCAGGCAAAGGATGATTAGATGATAGCATTTTTGCGCGGAAAGGTTGTATCGTTAGGGCAAGATAACGTAATTGTGGAGGTGAATGGTGTCGGCTACCAGGTTTCAGTTCCGGCCAATATTGTATATCAACTACCTCCTGCAGGGGAAGAAGTTGTATTGCATACTTATTTTCACATAAGGGAAGATCAGGTCCAACTCTTCGGTTTTACTGACGCATCAGATAAAGAAATATTTGAATTGCTGTTAGAAGTGAGCGGGGTTGGCCCAAAAGTTGCCTTGGGAATATTAGCAGCTATTGAAAGGGAAAAGCTGGTGCGGGCAATTATGGAAGAGCAGCTCGCTGTTTTAACCCAGTTGCCCGGAATAGGTAAAAAGACTGCTCAAAGACTAATACTGGAGTTAAAAGATAAAATAGCTAAATCTACGTCATTTGATCTCAAAGAAAGAGTTCCTGTAAACCAAACTGTAAGCAGTTCCTATGGAGATGCTTTAGCAGCTTTGTTAAGCCTAGGCTATAGTCAAAAAGAGATAGAGCCCAGGTTACAAGCGGTTTTACAAAATCAAAGGGATGAAATGTCGCTTGATCAATTGATAAAATTAGTTTTAAAAGAAATTGCCAAAATGTAAGGGGGCAAACTGGTGGAGGAGCGTCTATTAACAAATCAATTTCGCGAAGAAGATCTTGAAGTGGAAGGCAGCTTGCGACCCCGCACGCTAAGTGAATACATTGGCCAAACCAAGGTAAAAGAAAACCTGCGCATATTTATTCAAGCGGCAAAGCTTCGGGGTGAAGCTTTGGATCACCTCCTGTTGTACGGGCCGCCCGGTTTGGGCAAGACTACTTTGGCCAACATAGTGGCCAATGAATTGGGGGTGCAAATACGTATTACCTCGGGACCTGCTATTGAACGGGCCGGTGATCTAGCGGCTCTACTAACCAATCTCCAGGAGGGCGATGTGTTATTTATTGATGAGATCCACCGGTTGAACAGGAGTGTAGAGGAAGTATTATATCCTGCAATGGAGGATTTTGCCCTGGATATTTTGATAGGCAAAGGACCTAGCGCACGCTCCATTCGCCTGGATTTACCTAAATTTACTTTAGTTGGTGCTACAACCCGCGCGGGGCTTTTAACTTCACCCCTCCGGGATAGGTTTGGTGTTATTTGCCGATTAGAGTTTTATAATAATGATGAGCTTAGTGATATTGTAAATAGAGCTGCCCACATTCTGCAGATACCAATTGATCCCGAAGGGGCTCGGGAAATTGCCCGCAGGTCTAGAGGTACACCCAGAATTGCCAATAGATTGTTAAAACGTGTTAGGGATTTTGCACAGGTTAAGGGCAAGGGTAAAATTGATTTGGATTTAGCAAGAGCTGCTTTGAATATGTTAGAAGTAGACTCAATTGGGCTGGACAGCATCGACCGTAAATTATTGCTCTCCATAATCAATAAATTCAGTGGCGGTCCTGTTGGTTTGGATACCTTGGCTGCTACGATTGGAGAAGAAGCTGAGACTATAGAAGATGTATATGAGCCCTATCTGCTTCAATTGGGTTTTTTAAACCGTACCCCTAGAGGTAGAACTGTAACGGAGATGGCTTTCCGGCATCTGGGATTGCCATATAAAAAAGAATTACAGGAGACCCTTGATTTTTAAAAATATGCTGACTAACAGGCCAATCAGTTTTATGACTGGATTACGCGAAATAATTATTGTTTTTCTGAAAAAGGGAGGGTTTTCAATTGAAGAAAGTTAAGGTTGAAGAAGCCGTTGGGATGATTTTATGCCATGATATAACCAGAATAGTCCCCGGTGAAAGTAAAGGACCTGCTTTCCGCAAGGGTCATATAATAAGGCAAGAAGATGTTCCTAAGTTACTGGATCTGGGAAAGGCCCATATCTATGTTTGGGAAAACCAGGAAGGAATGTTGCATGAAAACGATGCCGCCCTTAGGCTAGCTAAGGCTGCTGCCGGCTCAGGGCTCAACTTAAGTGAACCGAAAGAAGGAAAAGTGAATTTAACAGCTGCTGCCGACGGTTTACTTAAAGTAGATGTCAACAGTTTGGAGTTAATAAACGGAATAGATCAATTGATTATAGCTACGTTACACACTAACCGTATGGTGAAAGCCGGTCAGCAAGTTGCAGGCTGCAGGGTAGTGCCGCTGGTAATCGCCGAGGAAAAAATAGTAGAAGCGGAAAGAATTTGCTCCTCAATTCAAGGGATAATAAGTGTCA
This region of Zhaonella formicivorans genomic DNA includes:
- the ruvB gene encoding Holliday junction branch migration DNA helicase RuvB: MEERLLTNQFREEDLEVEGSLRPRTLSEYIGQTKVKENLRIFIQAAKLRGEALDHLLLYGPPGLGKTTLANIVANELGVQIRITSGPAIERAGDLAALLTNLQEGDVLFIDEIHRLNRSVEEVLYPAMEDFALDILIGKGPSARSIRLDLPKFTLVGATTRAGLLTSPLRDRFGVICRLEFYNNDELSDIVNRAAHILQIPIDPEGAREIARRSRGTPRIANRLLKRVRDFAQVKGKGKIDLDLARAALNMLEVDSIGLDSIDRKLLLSIINKFSGGPVGLDTLAATIGEEAETIEDVYEPYLLQLGFLNRTPRGRTVTEMAFRHLGLPYKKELQETLDF
- a CDS encoding NAD+ synthase; this encodes MDYQVLTDNIVNWMREKVKEAGAKGAVVGLSGGIDSSVVMALCQKAFPNDCLGLIMPCHSNPQDEADAKLVAEHFGIPYKVINLDRTYAALITALNGNDDKEENKSLALANIKPRLRMTTLYYEAALRNYLVVGTGNKSEIVIGYFTKYGDGGVDIEPIGNLVKTQVRDLAKFLGVPEPIIMKAPTAGLWANQTDETEMGITYEELDAYILTGTAEPRVLTRIKALIEKSEHKRHMPPIAPFTL
- the cysK gene encoding cysteine synthase A, which gives rise to MRVVNNVTELIGFTPMVRLNKLTGPEDATVFVKLEFYNPASSVKDRIAYSMIKNAEEQGLLKEGSVIVEPTSGNTGIGLAMVAAARGYRLILVMPETMSIERRKLMAAFGAEFILTPGSEGMKGAISKAQEIVQDNPGYFMPQQFENEANPEIHRQTTGKEIYEQTAGKIDAFIAGVGTGGTITGVGEVLKQHIPTVKIVAVEPAASPVLSGGQPGAHKIQGIGAGFVPKVLNTDVIDEIVPVSNEDAMETARRLAKEEGLLVGISSGAAVYAALQQAKTLGKEKVVVVVAPDTGERYLTTELFKLPHE
- a CDS encoding YebC/PmpR family DNA-binding transcriptional regulator, which gives rise to MSGHSKWANIKHKKAKMDEKKGKIFTKIGREIIVAVKQGGPDPEGNPRLKAVLQKARENNMPNDNIQRIIQKATGELESSNYEEIVYEGYGPAGVAILLNIMTDNRNRTAGEIRHIFSKNGGSLGETGCVAWMFETKGVITIELANSGLDEEELALLAIEAGADDVNTEDDQLTVYTSIDSFEEVKQSLAASGVCFSSAEITKVPKNSIVISDLEQAQQILKLMDLLEDHDDVQAVYSNFELDDSIADQLA
- the ruvC gene encoding crossover junction endodeoxyribonuclease RuvC codes for the protein MLILGIDPGTAITGYGIVQFKGNKFTVIDYGSIQTCSKIPLAERLKMLYSGLQELISFYKPEHLAVEELFFNKNSKTALAVGQARGVVLLAGANNKMVVAEYTPLQVKQAVVGYGRAEKQQVQEMVRLILNLEKVPKPDDVADALAITICHGHSYRVKNILQAKDD
- the ruvA gene encoding Holliday junction branch migration protein RuvA, which encodes MIAFLRGKVVSLGQDNVIVEVNGVGYQVSVPANIVYQLPPAGEEVVLHTYFHIREDQVQLFGFTDASDKEIFELLLEVSGVGPKVALGILAAIEREKLVRAIMEEQLAVLTQLPGIGKKTAQRLILELKDKIAKSTSFDLKERVPVNQTVSSSYGDALAALLSLGYSQKEIEPRLQAVLQNQRDEMSLDQLIKLVLKEIAKM